Genomic window (Polyangia bacterium):
TTGGTCAGGGCGAAGGCGCCGATCACACCGTCGAAGCTGAAGCTGGCGTCCAGCACGTTGAGATAGAGAAAGCCGGCCAGCCCGGCCCGCTGCAGGTTCGCCGCCTGGGCGCCCTCCTCGCCCTGCTCCATGGCCGAGCCGACGGCGTCGACGGCGATGAAGGTGATGAGCCCCCAGATGCCGGCGCTGAGCAGCGGGCGCGAAACGGCCTGGGGCACCACGCCGGAAAAAACGTAGATGGCGATCAGCATCAGCGCGATCTCGATGGCTTCGAAACGCCCCAGCCAGGCCAGGCGGCTTTCCAGGGGTGCGATCCAGTGGACGCTCTTGTTGGCGTCGAAGAAGAACTTCAGCGACACCATGCCCAGGAAAGAGCCGCCGAACGCCTGCAACGGCACGTGCGCCTCGCTCAGCACGCGCGCGTAATCGGCGGGCTGGAAGGTGGCCAAACGAACGGCTTCAATGGGGCCGATTCGCGCCACGACGCTGACCACCACCAGCGGGAAAACAAAGCGCATCCCGAAGACGGCGATCGCCATGCCCCAGGTCAGAAAGCGCCGCCGCCACAGCGGCGAGGTGTGCTTCAAGACCGTGGCGTTGACGACCGCGTTGTCGAACGACAGCGAGACCTCGAGGACGCTGAGCACCGCCACCAGGAACACCGTGCGGGCGGCGCCGGCGAACGTGCGGTGGTAGTAAAATCCCACCGCCGCGCCCAGCAGCAGCCCCACCGCCGTGACGACGATGGAGCCCTTGAAGTAACGAAATCGTCCAGGCGAGGGCATGGTCGCGGACGAGAGCCCTCCTGCGCTCATCTACTGCTGCATCGTCGTCGGCGACTGCATTGTATCGGGTTGCTTCGCCAGGCTCATCGTGCGCAGCCCAGTCTTGCCGAACAGGTACGAACCGTTCGCCCCGGTCAGCTCGATGTGATCGCCGCGATTGCAGTACGTCACCTGTTGCGGGTAGTTGTTGTTCAGCAGGATCTGCAGCGTTGGGCTGCCCGGCTCCTGGCTGAAGATCCCGGCCGGTCCCGAGGTGGCCGTAACATCGAAGGTGCACTGACAGCCCCCTGACTCGATCTTGCTGTCGGTGCACGCCGCGTTCTGATACGCCCCTTCTCCCGTGCCGGCGGCGTGCACCACCGTCGTCAGCTGGTCACAAAGCCTCGCCGGACCACCGTCGGGATTGTTCACCGGATCCGCCGGCCGACTGTTGTCCATGGCCGCAAAGGCGCGCATGCAGTAGGCGGGAAAGTCGAGAGTGTAGTGCCCGATCTGTGTCAGCCCGGCGCTGAAGGTGAGGTCAGGCTTAAAGGTGACCGACGCTACGCCAATGTGCGGGTCATCGTAGTAAAAGTCTGGGTCGTGCACGCTGAGCATGGTCCCACCGTTGGTAACCAGCGAGTCGCACCAGTCGGACAGCGCCGGATCAAGCGGCGGCTGCCGCTGCACGGGAACCATGCCGCCGTTTACCCGCGGGTCGGCGGGAGGGACATAGATATCCTCCGAGCAAGAGGGATGACTCGAGTCGAGTATATAGGTGCCCTTGGGAAGGTCACCGCCACAAGAATCCAAGGCCGGGCAGTGCGGCTTCTGCATGAACTGATCGCAGCCCGAAGTCATCACGGTCAAGAACACGGAGCAGGCAACAATTGTGAACGTCGGTTTCAACATGTGTTTGTCCTCCCCCCGTATCAAAAGAAAAATGCCATGCTCAGCTGCCCGCGGTTGTTGCGCGCCGTCTGCGCCATGCCGCCGGTGCCCGGCTGGGTCGGCTGAATCGGCTCGCCCGTATACGTGGGCTCCGGCGAGCTCACGTCGCCGAACGTCTGCTTCACGGTCTGGAAGGAGAGGCCCAGGACCACCGCGGGCGTAACCTCCATCTCGATGTTCGCGTCGATATATTCCATCTTGGTGAAGATGGCGGCGAAGCTGTCCATCGGGGTCAGCGTCTTGATGTTGTCCGACCAGACGCGCGAGTAGATCCCCGTCACCCAGATGCGATTGGTCTCCATCGGCAGGTAGTACTGCAAACCGCCGACGAAGGCACGCCAGTTGATGGTCTTGAGACTGTACGTGCGATCAAAGGTTACGAGACCAGGGTCCACGTTCGCGGGATATGCCGGCGCCGGCGTCGTCAAGCCGACGTTCACGACCACCGGAAACCGCGACCCGCCGTCCATGCCGCTGTACATGTCGGCGATGCCGGTGCCGATGCTGAACTCGCCGGTGAGCGTCAGCGCGTTGCTGCGGTCATATTCCGCTCTGGCCGGGATGACCGGCAGCAGGATCGACGCCGCCGCGCCGTACCCATTGGCCGTCACCGCCTCCGACCCAGGGCTGGGGCGGAAGGCCGGCACCTCGAAGTGGCGATACATCCCCGAAACGCCGATCGACAGCGGCACCAGGTACGGGCTGCCGAAGCCGGACCCAGACCAACCTTTCCAACCTTTGTAGGCGAACTTGATCCCCGCCTGCCCCTCGGGAATGCCGGAGTCGCGTTGCGCCGGCTCCACGGCCGCCGCCGCGATCACCAGCTCGTAGTTGCCGTCGTCGGAGCGCAGTTTTTCTTCCAGACGAAGCTGCGGGTTGCGGTGGTAAATCTGCCCCGGCACGCCCAGGTAGGCGACGGTCGCCGGATAGAAATAACCACCCCACCCGAACAGGTCCTGCGTCTGGCCGGCGATGACGTCAATGACATACGTCTCCAGCTTCAGATACGCCTGCCGCATGCGCACCGGCCCGTAGATGATGACGTCGCTGCGCTTGGCGTCCGTGGGCGTCAGCCCGAAGAAATCGAACTCGATCAGGCCGGACGTGCGCATGCCCTTCAGCTTGGGCGTGATGTCCGGGAACGAAGGGGCGAGGAACTGCAGGCCGACGCGCGAATCACGCGCGGTCAACGTGGTCCGGCGGTGGTCGCCCTTGTACGTCCCGACGCGCTGGATCATGTTCCCCCCGACATTGCTGTCGAGCGACTGCGTCGAGTCTTCGGTCATGTCCAGCTTGGCGAAACCGAAAGGTTGGATCGACCAGTCCTCGCGCGCGCCATAGGTGGGCACGCGCTGGGGCTGCGCCGGGATCAGCTGATCCTGCGGCACTTCCCAGGCCGACTGATCGTGCACGACCTCCGGCACGTCCTCGCCCTTCTTTTCCTCTTCGTCGGGCTTCTTGTCGGGCTTCTTGTCGGCGGCCAGCGCGGCCACCGAAACGTGCGTCACCGCCAGGGCGATGGCGATCGAAAAAGACCCAAGCGTCCGATATCTCATCGGCCCTCCGTCACGCGCTCATGGGTGTCCATCGGGTGGCGACGGACACTATCCTCAGCGGCCTAGACGGTCAACCAGTTCCACGCCCTTTTGGCTAGAGATCGCGGTGTTTGAAGGCACGACCACCAGCGCCATAGTTCGCTGTCTGTTGACCGTTGCCGCGCAGCAGCCACTTATAGGTCAAGAGCCCTTCGACACCGACGGGACCGCGGGCGTGCAATTTATCGGTGCTGATTCCCACCTCCGCGCCCAAACCATAACGATAGCCATCAGCAAAACGGTTGCTGGCATTGTGAAAGACGCTGGCCGCGTCGACCGCGCGCAGGAATGTCTCTGCCGCTGAATGGTCCTGTGTAACGATCGACTCTGTGTGCCGCGAACCGTGGGTGGCGATGTGCGCCAGCGCCTGGTCGAGACCGCTGACCTGTCGCACCGCCAAGATCAGGGCGCCGAATTCGACGCCGAAGTCCTCGGGGGTGGCCGGGCGCAGGTCGGGGTGCCGGCGCAGGGTCTCGGGACAGGCGCGCAATTCGACGCCCGCCTGTTTCAAGGCCGCCACGCAGGCGTCCAACGCCGCCGGCGCCGCCGCGTCCCACAGCAATGTCTCCAGCGCATTGCAGGCCGCCGGGTACGTGCACTTCGCATCGACGGCCAGGCGCGCGGCCATCGCCGGCTCAGCCGCAGCGTGCACATACAGATGACAGACACCGGCCGCGTGGCCCATCACCGGGATGCGCGTGCTTTCCTGAACGTGCTGCACGAACGCCGACGAGCCCCGCGCCACGATCAGATCGACGAGACCGTGCAGCCCCAGCAATCCGCTGACGGCGGCGCGATCTTCCAGCAGCACCACCAACCCAGCGTCAAGGCCCTGCGCCGCCAGCACCCGGTGTACGACAGCCGTCAGCACGCGGTTGGTGCCCAGCGCCTCGCGCCCGCCTTTCAGCAGCACGGCGTTGCCGCTGCGCAAAGCCAGGCCGACGATCTGCAACAGCGCATCCGGTCGCGCCTCGAACACAACGCCCAGCACGCCCAGCGGACACGACACCCGTTCCAAGATCAGCTCGTCGTCCAGCAGCCGCCGTAGCGTCACCTGGCCGACCAGATCCTTCATCGCCGCCAGCTGCCGAAGGCCGTCGATCACGCTGTCCAGCTTGGCGGCGTCCAGGCCCAGGCGTTTCAGCAAGGCCGGCGCCAGCTCGCCGCGCGCGGCCTCGGCCTGGCCTGCCTCCAGGTCGCGCGCGTTGGCGGCGAAGATGGCGGCGCGCGTGCCCGTGTCGCCCAGCGCATCGGCCAGCGCCGACAGCAGCGCGCTGCGCTCGGCGCCCGAGCGGTTGCAAAGCGCGGCGCCGGCGGCGCGCGCGGCGATGGCGGCGTCGCGAATCACACCGCCCCCATCACCAGGTTGTCGCGCGTGATGACGGCGTCGTAGCCGCACCAGCCCAGGATCGAATCGATCTCGTCGCTGTGGTGCCCGGCCAGCTTGCGGCAGGCCTCCGCGCCATAGTTCACCAGCCCCCGGCCGTGCACGCGCCCGCTGCCGTCACGGATCTCCACCACGTCGCCTTTGTCGAAGGCACCCTCGACGGAGACCACTCCGATGGGCAGCAGCGACGCTTTCTCACCGCCGAGCGCGCGCAGGGCGCCGTCGTTCACCACCAGGGCGCCGCGGTGGCGGGCCGAGACGGCGATGTGGCGGATGCGGGCCGGGCGCCGCTCGCCCACCGCGATCAAGGTCCCGATGTCCTCGCCTTCGAGGGCGCGTTCCAGCACCCGCGGCTCGGCGCCGCCGGCGATCAAGACGGTGGTGCCTTCGCCGGTGGCCAGCCGCGCCGCCGCCAGCTTGCTGGCCATGCCGCCGGTGCCGCCGCTGCTGCCGCCGTCGGCGCGGGCCAGCGTGGCGTCGTCGACGGCGTCCAGCTCGGCGATGCGCGTGGCGGTGGGATCGTGCTTGGGGTTGGCGGTGTAAAGCCCCGCCACGTTGGTCAGTAACACCAGCAGATCAGCGTCCAGGCTGACCGCCACCCGCGCCGACAAACCGTCGTTGTCGCCGAACCCGGCCACCACCGGCGCCGCGGTCTCCGTCGCCGGCACCGCGGTGGGCTGGGCGCGACGGCGGTACTCGACCAGCTCTTGCACGCTGACGCTGTCGTTCTCGTTCAAGATGGGAACCGCGCCCAGTTCCAAGAGGCGCATCAACGTCGTGCGCACGCACAGCGCGCGGTCGCGCTCGGCCAGATCTTCCTGGGTCAGCAGCACCTGCGCCGCGGTCAGGCCCAGCTGGGCGAAGGCTTGCGTGTACACGCCCATCAGGTGCCCTTGCCCCACCGCCGCGCACGCTTGCCGCAACCCCAGCGAGCGCGGCCGTTCCTTCAAGCCCAGCACGCGCATGCCCATCCCGACCGCGCCGCTGGACACCAGCACCACCTCGCGGCCCTGGCGGCGCAGGCGGGCCATCCCTTCGCACAGGGCCATCAGCCGGCCGAGCGCCAGCTCGACACCGTCGTGGGTGACCACGTGCGTGCCCAGTTTGACGACGATGCGGTGGGCGTCGCCAAGGTGGCGGCGAGACGGAGTCATGGCGCCCGAATCTACCTGCCCGGGGCTGGGAAAACCACCGCCCGCCGTCGTAGTGTGCCGCCATGGCTCGATCCGCGAAGATCAAAACCAGCAAAGGCGGCCAGACGCCGGTGGTGGCAGCGCTGGTGGCCCTGCTGCGCAGCGACGCGGTCGAAAAGCAGATCGCCGCCACCATCGTGATTGGCGAGCTGGGGGTGCGCGACGCCGGCGCCATCGATGGGCTTTTTGCCCTGGTCGACAGCGGTCTTGGCCCGCTGCAGCGGCACGCTCTGGAGGCGCTGACGCGTTTGCAGCCGCGCGGTGTGCTGGAAAAGGCCCTGCCCTTGCTGGCGGTGCGCGACGAGAGCGTGCGGGCGGCGGCGCTGGGCGCGGTGGTGGCGGCCGGCGAAGCGGCGGTGCCGGCGGTGCGGGCGCGCTTGCCGGAGGCCGACGGCGAAGAGCGGCGCGCGCTGGAAGCGGCGCTGGCCCGTCTGGGCGGCAAGGACGCTTTCTCGGCGCTGCTGGACAGTCTCGACGCCGACGGCGCCAACCCGGACGCCTCGCGCGCGGCGATCCTGGCGGTGCGCCAGCGCATCAAGGACGCCGGTGCGCGCGAACGTCAGGGCTACGTCGGCCAGGTGGTGAAATACCTGGGCGCGAAAAAGATCCGCGCCTCGGTGATGGCGACCGCGGGCGCGGTGAAGATCCTGGGATTTCTCCAGGACCCCGGCTCGGTCAAGCTGCTCTTGGCCCTGGCCGGCGACAAGAAGCAGGCGG
Coding sequences:
- the proB gene encoding glutamate 5-kinase, producing the protein MTPSRRHLGDAHRIVVKLGTHVVTHDGVELALGRLMALCEGMARLRRQGREVVLVSSGAVGMGMRVLGLKERPRSLGLRQACAAVGQGHLMGVYTQAFAQLGLTAAQVLLTQEDLAERDRALCVRTTLMRLLELGAVPILNENDSVSVQELVEYRRRAQPTAVPATETAAPVVAGFGDNDGLSARVAVSLDADLLVLLTNVAGLYTANPKHDPTATRIAELDAVDDATLARADGGSSGGTGGMASKLAAARLATGEGTTVLIAGGAEPRVLERALEGEDIGTLIAVGERRPARIRHIAVSARHRGALVVNDGALRALGGEKASLLPIGVVSVEGAFDKGDVVEIRDGSGRVHGRGLVNYGAEACRKLAGHHSDEIDSILGWCGYDAVITRDNLVMGAV
- a CDS encoding glutamate-5-semialdehyde dehydrogenase codes for the protein MIRDAAIAARAAGAALCNRSGAERSALLSALADALGDTGTRAAIFAANARDLEAGQAEAARGELAPALLKRLGLDAAKLDSVIDGLRQLAAMKDLVGQVTLRRLLDDELILERVSCPLGVLGVVFEARPDALLQIVGLALRSGNAVLLKGGREALGTNRVLTAVVHRVLAAQGLDAGLVVLLEDRAAVSGLLGLHGLVDLIVARGSSAFVQHVQESTRIPVMGHAAGVCHLYVHAAAEPAMAARLAVDAKCTYPAACNALETLLWDAAAPAALDACVAALKQAGVELRACPETLRRHPDLRPATPEDFGVEFGALILAVRQVSGLDQALAHIATHGSRHTESIVTQDHSAAETFLRAVDAASVFHNASNRFADGYRYGLGAEVGISTDKLHARGPVGVEGLLTYKWLLRGNGQQTANYGAGGRAFKHRDL
- a CDS encoding DUF475 domain-containing protein, coding for MSAGGLSSATMPSPGRFRYFKGSIVVTAVGLLLGAAVGFYYHRTFAGAARTVFLVAVLSVLEVSLSFDNAVVNATVLKHTSPLWRRRFLTWGMAIAVFGMRFVFPLVVVSVVARIGPIEAVRLATFQPADYARVLSEAHVPLQAFGGSFLGMVSLKFFFDANKSVHWIAPLESRLAWLGRFEAIEIALMLIAIYVFSGVVPQAVSRPLLSAGIWGLITFIAVDAVGSAMEQGEEGAQAANLQRAGLAGFLYLNVLDASFSFDGVIGAFALTNNLFMIAIGLGIGAMFVRSLTIMLVDEGTLDAYRYLEHGAFYAVGALALLMLVSTIIDVPEAVTGLVGAGSIALSLWSSIRYRRRHGATTLSAE